Below is a genomic region from Naumannella halotolerans.
TCCGCGATCCGGTATGCGGTGCGCGCGCTGTTGTTCGACAGTCCGACCACGGCCCAGCGATCGGCATCGCGGAGCAGGCGTTCGATCACCGCCGGATCGTTGACGGAAGCGGACTCGGTCGGAGGTGCGGGAGCCATGGACCGAGTCTGCCACCGGCCGTGACCGCGGCCGGCCGTCTCACCCGCCTGACCCGTCGAGGGCCGCCGGGCCGGCGAAAGTACAGTGCACGGGTGAGCGCAGAATTCGATCATGACCGGGTCAAGGCGGCGGTGCGGGAACTGTTGTTCGGGATCGGTGAGGATCCCGATCGCGACGGCTTGCGGGACACCCCGGACCGGGTGGCACGCGCCTATGCCGAGATGTTCAGCGGGTTGCGGACCGATCCGGCCGAGGCGCTGTCGACGACCTTCGACCTCGGCCATGACGAACTGGTCCTGGTGACCGACATCGAGTTGTGGAGTGTCTGCGAACATCACCTGCTGCCGTTCACCGGCGTCGCCCATGTCGGTTACATCCCGGCCCCGGACGGGCGGATCACCGGATTGTCCAAACTGGCCCGGCTGGTCGACGTCTACGCCAAGCGCCCGCAGGTGCAGGAACGGCTGACCACCGAGGTCGCCAACGCCCTGGTGCACGGGTTGCAACCCCGGGGGGTGATCGTGGTGATGGAGGCCGAACACCTGTGCATGACCATGCGGGGGGTACGCAAACCCGGTGCGCAGACGATCACCAGCGCGGTACGCGGGCAGCTGCGCGATCCCACGACGCGGGCCGAGGCGCTGGCCCTGATCCGCGGGCGCCGGGGCGGCTGATCCCGCCGGTACGACGCCGGGACCGCTGCGGAATCAGCGGGCCCGGCATCGCAGGCCACCGCTCGAAAGCGGCCGGCGGGCGGTCAGCCGCGGATCGCCTGGATCGACAGGTCGATGTCCACCCGGTCACCGAGCAGCAACTTGTCGCCGTCCAGCGGCACGTTGAAGTCGACCCCGAAGTCGCGCTTGTTGATCTCGGTGGAGGCTGCGACACCGAGTCGGGTGGTGCCGAACCCGTCGACCTCGACCCCGAGCCACTCCGAGGTGAGCTCGACTTCGCGGGTGACGCCGTTGAGGGTCAGGTCCCCGATGATCGTGTAGTTGGTGTCCGCGCTCGCCTGCCGCCGCCCGCGAGCTGCCTGCACGATCTCGGTCGAGCGGAAGGTCATCAACGGTTCGGTCTGCTTGAAGAAGTCGGCCGAGCGCAGATGCGCGTCGCGCTGCTCGTTCTGCGTGGTCAGCGAGCCCAGCTGGATCGTCGCCTCGACCGAGGCCTGGGTGAAATCGGTCGAGGGAATGTGCACGGTGGCGGTGAAATCGGTGAAGGACCCGCGTACCCGGCTCATCAGGTGACGGATCGTGAACTCGACATCGGAGTGGGCGGTGTCCACCTGCCAGGTGCCGATCGCCCGGCTGCGCGGGTCATCGGAGTCGCCGGCCGGGACGTCACCGGTGGGCGCCGCCGGGGTGCCCGGTTTCGGATCGGCCGGTGCGACCTCGGGCTGCTCGGCGGTCGTCTGGGGTGTATCGGCGACCGCTGGTTGCTGCGATTCGGCCGGCTTGGTGAAACTGCTGGAACCGGTTGCCGTCGGAGTGGGGAGCTTGGGGTTCTCTGGTCGATCGGTCAACCTCACGGCCTCTCTGTTGCGAACCGGCGAGAACCGCACGGCCCTCGCCAGTAGTTTGACTGTCAAAGTAGGGTCTATCGATCGACAACGTCAACACGCTGGCTGATGTTGACATGACCCCGACAAGTTCGGGCGCCGGTCGCGCCGATCAGGGCAGAATGCCCGGGTGAGCCATCACCTGCTGACTCCCGGCCCCACCCGGGTCATGGGCATCGTCAATGTCACCCCGGACTCCTTCTCCGACGGTGGCCGCTGGTTCGATCACGCGGCGGCGATCGCGCACGCCCGCAGCCTGGTGGCCGACGGCGCATCCATCGTCGATGTCGGTGGTGAGTCCACCCGGCCCGGGGCCGAACGGGTCGACGCCGAGGAGGAACTGCGCCGGGTGAAGCCGGTGATCGCCGAGCTCGCCGCCGCCGGGATCGCGGTCTCGGTCGACACCACCCGGGCCGAGGTCGCCGCCGAGGCGGTGGCGGT
It encodes:
- the folE gene encoding GTP cyclohydrolase I FolE, translating into MSAEFDHDRVKAAVRELLFGIGEDPDRDGLRDTPDRVARAYAEMFSGLRTDPAEALSTTFDLGHDELVLVTDIELWSVCEHHLLPFTGVAHVGYIPAPDGRITGLSKLARLVDVYAKRPQVQERLTTEVANALVHGLQPRGVIVVMEAEHLCMTMRGVRKPGAQTITSAVRGQLRDPTTRAEALALIRGRRGG
- a CDS encoding YceI family protein, whose protein sequence is MTDRPENPKLPTPTATGSSSFTKPAESQQPAVADTPQTTAEQPEVAPADPKPGTPAAPTGDVPAGDSDDPRSRAIGTWQVDTAHSDVEFTIRHLMSRVRGSFTDFTATVHIPSTDFTQASVEATIQLGSLTTQNEQRDAHLRSADFFKQTEPLMTFRSTEIVQAARGRRQASADTNYTIIGDLTLNGVTREVELTSEWLGVEVDGFGTTRLGVAASTEINKRDFGVDFNVPLDGDKLLLGDRVDIDLSIQAIRG